The following coding sequences are from one Clostridioides difficile ATCC 9689 = DSM 1296 window:
- a CDS encoding sensor histidine kinase: MKTPRNINSTVVFIIFCLIVTFLLSVILTTITSFNEYNVLSKALGASYEYNPKSTESILKSLKNSSDKDFKTGNEILSKHGYSKSTLWSKNFFYFLVISFGIISTMATVVYIIKHRTNKQKLSRINNLTQYLEEVNLGKESVLLRCEDEFSHLEDEIYKTVGELRCSKEFALKERQTLSDNLADIAHQLKTPITSMSLMAQLLSENCPDEEIDYINRLTNQISRLERLVSSLLTLSKLDASTLIFESKLIDVHSLLTYAIEPIEGSLREKHQTFTIEASPSVEFEIDINWTLEALLNILKNCSEHIEDGGYIVAYYSQNPLYVEIIIEDNGKGFAQEELPYIFNRFYRGKNASKDSIGIGLALSKSIIERQNGTLHAENCHNGGAKFIIKFYT; this comes from the coding sequence GTGAAAACTCCAAGAAATATCAACAGTACAGTTGTTTTTATAATATTCTGCTTAATTGTAACTTTTTTATTGAGTGTAATTCTAACAACTATAACTTCTTTTAATGAATACAATGTACTGTCTAAGGCTCTTGGTGCATCATATGAGTACAATCCTAAGTCTACAGAAAGTATACTAAAATCACTGAAAAATTCTAGTGATAAGGATTTTAAAACAGGAAATGAAATTTTATCAAAACATGGATATTCTAAAAGTACACTTTGGAGTAAAAACTTTTTTTATTTTCTAGTGATATCGTTTGGTATAATTTCAACAATGGCTACAGTTGTATATATAATCAAACATAGAACAAATAAGCAAAAACTGAGTAGAATAAACAATCTTACTCAATACTTAGAAGAAGTGAATTTAGGAAAAGAGTCTGTACTTTTACGATGTGAAGATGAATTTTCTCACCTTGAAGATGAGATATATAAAACAGTTGGGGAACTTCGTTGTTCAAAAGAATTTGCTTTAAAAGAAAGACAAACTCTTTCAGATAATCTTGCAGATATTGCTCATCAACTTAAGACTCCAATTACTTCTATGTCACTTATGGCACAATTACTTTCAGAAAATTGTCCAGATGAAGAAATAGATTATATTAACAGGCTTACAAATCAAATCTCAAGACTTGAGAGACTAGTTTCATCTTTACTTACATTATCAAAATTGGATGCAAGTACTTTAATATTTGAAAGCAAACTTATAGATGTACATTCTCTTCTTACTTATGCAATTGAGCCTATAGAAGGTTCTTTAAGAGAAAAACATCAGACATTTACTATCGAGGCTTCTCCTTCGGTAGAATTTGAAATCGATATTAATTGGACTTTAGAAGCTCTTTTAAATATTCTTAAAAATTGTAGTGAGCATATAGAAGATGGTGGATATATAGTTGCTTATTATAGTCAAAATCCTCTATATGTTGAGATTATCATAGAAGATAATGGTAAGGGGTTTGCTCAGGAAGAACTTCCATATATTTTTAATAGATTTTATCGTGGTAAAAATGCTAGTAAGGACAGTATTGGTATAGGGCTTGCTCTATCAAAGTCTATTATAGAACGTCAAAATGGTACTCTACATGCAGAAAATTGCCATAATGGTGGTGCAAAATTCATAATTAAATTTTACACATAA
- a CDS encoding TetR/AcrR family transcriptional regulator gives MSELSKRDKEKIQRENEIIDKAEKLFCLNGFDNTTMNELAKEVEYTKRTIYKYFSCKEDLFFAVVLRGYKRLWDNVKIESAKGKTGFEKIKLSYFAFHKFYSVEPSLLCLMGMIGIVNSEKSDTDMLFKEKFFSFNKFMFDEIQGMFEIGKNDRSIRHDIEIPTLMYSSIFTLTGFFNLLSVIGKSYLNNFNIDEEKFIETTLALLIDSIKA, from the coding sequence ATGTCAGAATTATCAAAAAGAGATAAAGAAAAAATACAAAGAGAAAATGAGATTATTGATAAGGCAGAAAAATTATTTTGTCTTAATGGATTTGATAATACAACTATGAATGAATTAGCAAAAGAAGTTGAATATACTAAACGCACCATATACAAGTACTTTTCATGTAAAGAAGATTTATTCTTTGCTGTTGTCTTAAGAGGATATAAAAGACTTTGGGATAATGTTAAAATAGAAAGTGCAAAAGGCAAAACAGGGTTTGAAAAAATAAAACTTTCATACTTTGCTTTTCATAAATTTTACTCTGTAGAACCTTCTCTATTATGCCTTATGGGAATGATTGGTATTGTAAACTCTGAAAAATCGGATACTGATATGCTGTTTAAAGAAAAGTTTTTTTCTTTTAATAAATTTATGTTTGATGAAATACAAGGAATGTTTGAAATTGGAAAAAATGATAGAAGTATTAGGCATGATATTGAAATACCTACTCTTATGTATTCATCAATATTTACACTTACAGGATTTTTTAATTTACTATCTGTAATAGGAAAATCATACCTGAACAACTTTAATATAGATGAGGAAAAATTTATTGAAACAACTCTTGCTCTTTTAATAGATTCAATTAAAGCATAA
- a CDS encoding ABC transporter permease produces MNILQEYTLDFVRRNKRSSIAIMLAILLTTTMMSSLCGLLYTMWTDFIRLSIEKEGNWHGELFDYTYGSDLPLIENFSSVDDVMVKGQWYVGKINDEKRDYIIYRNATSEYWDSMPEKDTIIEGRRPNNANEIALSKQYFENNPSVKIGDKITLPIGDRILNGKPLEPIAPKSKGESFKKISETTLTIVGKVDVSTSSVIPAYTALGYLDKTSIKPNDSITVYLRFKNIRDTYKELPKLAKSLGWKTNEYGKYNLKYNSNYLLKMLVFSPEQKASMSSISKFSTPIMYLTIAIFTVAVFVMVIYNAFSLSANARLTQLGILSSVGASPKQIKRSVVFEGFLLTIIPLPIGLFLGWLLCNRLIVYVNSVNYHTDVPEVVFTYGIPAFLPAVLLTIVTVWISALIPARKVSKISPIEAIRQGDSVKIKKSHKYSLGKIFGIEGELASNALRARKKSYRTATISLTLSFLLLTCFLHIIANQEGAKAVYGSDNYKDQRDIAVYLENSEPVESAFIEKLDNTEGVKSSLYYQKISASTWLTEKDASKELAKNGGFKSIVSSKKYSPIERDGKFRIISNIIGLDDKSFTEYCRQISVDPKLFYDTKNPTSIVYNKEEDINRSTRRNKVYIDYLNLSIGDNIKLNEKVYDEDKGDYTYNMKVGAITSTLPKIVDTSSKYTLMQIVPMSMVQEISKNYDEVSRLRSNRLIGVFKVNNREDIPRVREKLESIYNKDYGSGDYSIEDVLESEKQKASGIKTMNLIVGFITGLLAMIGLSNVLATVSGNIRSRRQEFAMLRSVGLSPEGIKKMLILEGLFLGITPLLLSIPVQIGIVYAFLRINEIYFIEYLPFAPISTIIGFTILILFIVIASYMTGYKQLKNENIVESIKNETI; encoded by the coding sequence ATGAATATTCTTCAAGAATACACCTTAGACTTTGTACGACGCAATAAACGTAGTAGTATAGCTATAATGTTAGCTATATTACTTACTACAACCATGATGTCTTCTTTGTGTGGACTGTTGTATACCATGTGGACAGATTTTATAAGACTTTCAATTGAGAAAGAAGGTAACTGGCATGGTGAATTGTTTGACTATACTTATGGAAGTGACTTACCATTAATTGAAAATTTTTCTTCAGTTGATGATGTAATGGTAAAAGGACAATGGTATGTAGGCAAAATTAATGATGAGAAAAGAGATTATATAATTTATAGAAATGCTACATCAGAGTATTGGGATTCTATGCCAGAAAAGGATACTATAATAGAGGGTCGTCGACCAAATAATGCTAATGAAATTGCATTATCAAAACAATATTTTGAGAATAATCCAAGTGTAAAAATTGGTGATAAAATTACTCTCCCAATAGGAGATAGAATCCTAAATGGAAAGCCTCTTGAACCCATAGCCCCAAAATCGAAAGGGGAAAGTTTTAAAAAAATTTCAGAGACTACATTGACAATAGTAGGAAAGGTAGATGTTTCTACTTCATCAGTAATACCTGCATATACAGCTCTTGGATATCTTGATAAAACAAGTATAAAACCTAATGATAGTATAACTGTGTACTTGCGATTTAAAAATATAAGAGACACGTATAAGGAACTTCCAAAACTTGCTAAATCATTGGGGTGGAAGACTAATGAATATGGAAAATACAATCTTAAATACAATAGTAATTATCTTTTAAAGATGTTAGTCTTTTCACCAGAACAGAAAGCATCTATGAGTAGTATATCAAAATTTTCAACTCCTATTATGTATCTTACAATAGCAATTTTTACAGTAGCCGTGTTTGTAATGGTGATTTACAACGCGTTTTCACTGTCTGCAAATGCTAGACTTACTCAGTTAGGGATATTATCTAGTGTTGGTGCATCACCAAAACAAATTAAAAGGTCTGTAGTGTTTGAAGGATTTTTACTGACAATTATACCATTACCAATAGGTTTATTTTTAGGATGGTTATTGTGTAATAGGCTTATAGTTTATGTTAATTCAGTTAATTATCATACTGATGTTCCAGAAGTGGTATTTACTTATGGTATTCCTGCTTTTCTGCCAGCAGTTTTACTTACAATAGTAACAGTCTGGATTTCTGCACTTATACCAGCACGAAAAGTATCAAAGATATCTCCTATAGAAGCAATACGACAAGGAGATAGTGTTAAAATCAAAAAGTCGCATAAATATTCATTAGGAAAGATATTTGGAATAGAAGGAGAACTTGCATCAAACGCACTACGTGCTCGTAAAAAATCTTATCGTACTGCAACAATATCTTTAACATTATCTTTTTTATTACTTACATGTTTTTTGCATATAATTGCAAATCAAGAAGGAGCAAAAGCTGTTTATGGAAGTGATAATTATAAGGACCAAAGAGATATAGCAGTTTATTTGGAAAATAGTGAACCTGTAGAGTCTGCTTTCATTGAAAAATTAGATAATACAGAAGGTGTAAAAAGTTCACTATATTATCAAAAAATATCTGCTTCCACTTGGCTGACTGAAAAAGATGCATCAAAAGAACTTGCGAAAAATGGAGGATTTAAAAGTATAGTTTCATCTAAAAAATACTCTCCTATAGAACGTGATGGCAAGTTTCGTATAATTTCAAATATAATTGGGCTTGATGATAAGAGTTTTACAGAATATTGTAGGCAAATTTCTGTAGACCCAAAGTTATTTTATGATACAAAAAATCCAACCTCAATTGTATATAATAAGGAGGAAGATATTAATCGTAGTACACGTAGAAATAAAGTATATATAGATTATTTAAATCTTTCAATAGGAGATAACATTAAATTAAATGAAAAAGTATATGACGAAGATAAAGGGGATTATACTTACAACATGAAAGTGGGAGCTATTACAAGCACACTTCCTAAAATAGTAGATACTAGTTCAAAATATACATTAATGCAAATAGTGCCAATGTCTATGGTGCAGGAAATATCTAAAAATTATGATGAAGTAAGTAGGTTACGTTCAAATAGGCTGATAGGAGTATTTAAAGTAAATAATCGTGAGGACATTCCTAGAGTAAGAGAAAAATTAGAGTCCATTTATAATAAAGACTATGGTTCAGGAGATTATAGTATTGAGGATGTTTTAGAAAGTGAAAAACAAAAGGCTAGTGGAATAAAGACCATGAATTTAATAGTAGGCTTTATTACAGGTTTATTGGCTATGATTGGATTATCAAATGTACTTGCTACAGTGTCAGGAAATATTAGAAGTAGACGACAAGAGTTTGCTATGTTGCGTTCTGTTGGATTATCTCCAGAAGGCATAAAAAAGATGCTTATTTTGGAAGGTTTATTCTTAGGAATTACACCATTACTACTTAGTATTCCTGTGCAAATAGGAATAGTGTATGCTTTTCTACGTATAAATGAAATATATTTTATAGAGTATTTACCATTTGCACCTATATCTACAATAATAGGTTTTACTATATTGATACTTTTTATTGTAATAGCATCATATATGACAGGATACAAGCAGTTGAAGAATGAAAATATAGTAGAATCTATAAAAAATGAAACAATATAA
- a CDS encoding response regulator transcription factor — MAKILLLEDDDTITFGIKTSLEKKNHTVCCYNTIAEAKKNFDKTIDLILLDLNLPDGIGYEFCQYVKSIEDTPVIFLTVRDDEKDIIRGLDMGADDYVVKPFLLSVLQSRINAVLRRTHSNTNNTITCENISLNKVEVKAYLDNVEVPLTAGEYKLLLSLMENKNRAMTRTKLLEMLWDVDGNFVNDNTLTVTIKRLREKLKNPPCIKTLRGIGYRMEDN, encoded by the coding sequence ATGGCTAAAATACTTCTTTTAGAAGATGATGATACAATTACATTTGGAATAAAAACTTCCCTTGAAAAGAAAAATCACACTGTATGTTGTTATAATACGATTGCTGAAGCTAAAAAAAATTTTGATAAAACTATTGATTTAATTCTGCTTGATTTAAATCTACCTGATGGTATTGGATACGAGTTTTGCCAATATGTTAAAAGTATAGAAGATACTCCAGTGATATTTTTGACAGTCCGTGATGATGAAAAAGACATTATACGTGGATTAGATATGGGTGCAGATGACTATGTGGTTAAACCGTTTTTGCTCTCAGTACTTCAATCCAGAATTAATGCAGTTCTTAGAAGAACTCATTCAAATACTAACAATACTATTACATGTGAAAATATAAGCTTGAATAAGGTTGAAGTCAAAGCATATTTAGATAATGTTGAAGTACCTTTGACAGCAGGAGAATATAAACTTCTTCTAAGTCTTATGGAAAATAAAAATAGAGCTATGACTCGTACAAAGTTACTAGAAATGCTCTGGGATGTAGATGGTAATTTCGTAAATGATAACACTCTTACTGTTACAATAAAACGTCTTAGAGAAAAATTAAAAAATCCACCTTGTATAAAAACATTAAGAGGCATAGGATATAGAATGGAGGACAACTAG
- a CDS encoding MBL fold metallo-hydrolase encodes MKIKENVLMLDSTRGSNCFIVFDKEIILIDTGLPFMGKNIIKELKTLGIKLTDIKHILLTHHDVDHISNIKLLKEKTGAKVWAHVEDIPFIIGEKDRPGFKKFIGKAISRRLIKDVEPYGENMQIGNIKIIHTPGHTPGHVCMIFEDVLFAGDLVKNKNGNIVPYPNPWNWDYKKMMKSIRELDNLKYEWICMSHGTPCIK; translated from the coding sequence ATGAAGATAAAAGAAAATGTATTAATGTTAGATAGTACTCGTGGCTCAAATTGTTTTATTGTGTTTGATAAAGAAATTATTCTTATAGACACAGGTCTTCCTTTTATGGGGAAAAATATAATTAAAGAATTAAAAACACTTGGTATTAAACTTACAGATATTAAGCATATTTTATTAACTCATCATGATGTTGACCATATATCTAATATTAAATTATTGAAAGAAAAAACAGGAGCAAAAGTATGGGCTCATGTAGAGGATATACCTTTTATTATAGGAGAGAAGGATAGACCTGGGTTTAAGAAGTTTATTGGAAAGGCAATTTCCAGAAGGCTCATTAAGGATGTTGAACCTTATGGAGAGAATATGCAGATTGGGAATATAAAAATTATCCATACTCCTGGTCATACTCCAGGGCATGTCTGCATGATTTTTGAAGATGTATTATTTGCAGGTGATTTAGTCAAAAATAAGAATGGAAATATAGTTCCTTATCCTAATCCATGGAATTGGGATTATAAAAAGATGATGAAATCTATAAGAGAATTGGATAATTTAAAATATGAATGGATATGTATGTCTCATGGAACTCCTTGTATTAAATAA